One Rhineura floridana isolate rRhiFlo1 chromosome 14, rRhiFlo1.hap2, whole genome shotgun sequence genomic region harbors:
- the PDCD7 gene encoding programmed cell death protein 7, whose protein sequence is MSQQQQPFPSRFVKLPQPRCLPSTGAPPPGVFCGPPPPLPPQPFSPSAFSPFSAGARGLPSPAYPPPFRPPPPPLSPQWQQQQQPPPPERPSPQWRPEVTPPLVARERPRLPLGPDAAGPAGGLRRGGGGETDQWLSRFLARRHTGAAAPPPPCRGFSANQAGLLAAEALRLVSQVAALCGAWRRRDDHAEEEEVAVAEARLAELREAVWPLRSEASVAQLRRHAERSRQKRLLRRQRRQEARAAREAAAAREAEREALVEHWRAKRAQEAEDRHREQELKAAADSVLSEVLKKQADTKRMAEILRGLEKLRKLRKEAAGRKGVCPPLAADEAFENEVQSLRASIKIRTELYEAEERALRVMLEGEQEEERKREMEKKQKKEKEKLLQQKREMDSKLFGDSEEFPLTRLLKPFTQYYLQAEYSVPALIQIRHEWDRYLVPADHPEGNCIPPGWVLPYLPSSDIWATAVR, encoded by the exons AtgtctcagcagcagcagccgttTCCCTCACGGTTCGTAAAGCTCCCTCAGCCCCGCTGCCTCCCGTCAACCGGGGCTCCTCCCCCGGGAGTTTTCTGTGGGCCACCGCCGCCTCTTCCTCCTCAGCCATTTTCTCCGTCCGCGTTTTCGCCTTTTTCGGCGGGTGCCCGCGGCCTGCCTTCCCCCGCTTACCCGCCGCCATTCCGGCCGCCGCcgccccccctttcccctcagtggcagcagcagcagcagccaccgccTCCCGAGCGGCCCTCGCCTCAATGGAGGCCTGAGGTGACGCCGCCGTTGGTGGCCAGGGAGCGGCCCAGGCTCCCGCTCGGGCCTGACGCAGCAGGCCCAGCCGGCGGCCTGAGGCGAGGCGGCGGCGGCGAGACCGATCAATGGCTGAGCCGCTTTTTGGCTCGCCGCCACACGGGAGCCGCCGCTCCTCCTCCGCCGTGCCGGGGCTTCAGCGCCAACCAGGCGGGCTTGTTGGCAGCGGAGGCTCTGCGGCTGGTGTCGCAGGTGGCGGCGCTGTGCGGGGCCTGGCGGCGACGGGACGACCAcgctgaggaagaggaggtggccgTGGCCGAGGCCCGGCTGGCGGAGCTGCGGGAGGCGGTCTGGCCCCTGCGGAGCGAGGCTTCTGTGGCCCAGCTGCGCCGCCACGCGGAGAGGAGCCGCCAGAAGCGGCTGCTGCGCCGCCAGCGGAGGCAGGAAGCTCGGGCCGCgcgggaggcggcggcggccCGCGAGGCCGAGAGGGAGGCGCTGGTGGAACACTGGAGGGCCAAGCGGGCCCAGGAAGCCGAGGATCGGCACCGG GAACAGGAACTTAAAGCAGCTGCGGACAGCGTGCTATCCGAAGTACTAAAGAAACAAGCAGACACGAAACGCATGGCAGAAATCCTGCGCGGCTTAGAAAAGCTTAGGAAACTAAGAAAAGAAGCAGCAGGGAGGAAAG GTGTTTGTCCACCCCTTGCTGCAGATGAAGCATTTGAAAATGAAGTCCAGAGCTTAAGAGCATCAATAAAAATACGCACTGAGCTCTATGAAGCTGAAGAACGAGCACTGCGAGTTATGCTGGaaggagagcaggaggaggagaggaaaagagaaatggaaaagaaacagaagaaggaaaaggagaaactCTTGCAGCAGAAGCGCGAAATGGATTCCAAACTGTTTGGAGACTCAG AGGAATTTCCCCTTACCCGCCTTTTGAAGCCCTTCACACAATATTATTTACAGGCTGAATATTCTGTGCCAGCTCTCATCCAGATCAG GCATGAATGGGATCGATACCTGGTGCCTGCAGATCATCCTGAAGGAAACTGTATCCCACCAGGATGGGTCCTTCCCTATCTACCTTCCAGTGACATCTGGGCTACAGCTGTCAGATGA